AAGTGGGTGTTCCTGCGGCTTTTTCCTCGGCGTGGCTGCTCAAGGTAGCAAAGCTCAGTAACATGGCAAAAAGTGTAATAAAGAAACGTTTCATGCGGTATGCCCCGTGTTGTTGTTGATAATCAAGCGATGCGCATAATACCGCGCACCGCCCGATTTTTCCAACGTATTACGGCAGTTCAACTTTGGGGGCGGGTTGCCAGCCTGCTTGACGGTGTTCGACGATCACGGTGGTGTAAACGCCGCCGCGTACATTCCACACCCCGGTCAGGCGCATAAAGCGTGGGTCAGTGGCGGCAACCAGATCTTCCAGAATTTTGTTGGTCACGGCTTCGTGGAATGCGCCTTCTTCGCGGTAACTCCACATGTACAGTTTGAGGGATTTCAGCTCAACGCATTTGGTATTCGCGACGTATTCGATTTTGAATTGCGCGAAATCCGGCTGCCCGGTTTTGGGGCAAATGCAGGTGAATTCGGGCAAATCAATGCGAATGGTGTAATCGCGTTGCGGGTTAGGGTTGGGGAAGGTGTCGAGTTCTTTGCTGGGGTATGTAGACATGGTTGCTCCTAAAGTGTCCCGATGAACAGTCGGGTGGATGTTGAAAACGCGCTGGTTTTATATCATGCTTGCGCGTTTGTCCATTACTACGCCCCTAAATTAGGAAAAGAAGTGCGCCTTAGCAAAATTCGCATCGCCGGATTCAAAAGTTTCGTGGACCCCGTGACGCTGGATTTACGCAGCAACCTCACCGGCATTCTCGGCCCCAACGGGTGTGGCAAGTCCAACACCATTGACGCCGTGCGCTGGGTCATGGGCGAATCGTCTGCCAAGCACTTGCGTGGTGCGTCAATGGAAGACGTGATTTTCAACGGTTCGTCCTCGCGCAAACCCATTGGCTTAGCCTCAGTCGAGCTGGTTTTTGACAATAGTGATGGCACGCTGGGCGGCGAATACGCCAGTTACGCGGAAATTTCAATCAAACGCCAAGTCAGCCGCGACGGGGATTCCAAATATTTCCTCAATGGCGCGAAATGCCGCCGCCGCGATATTACCGATATTTTCCTCGGCACAGGCTTAGGGTCACGCAGTTACGCGATTATTGAACAGGGCATGATTTCGCGCCTGATCGAAGCCAAACCTGAAGAATTGCGCCATACCCTCGAAGAAGCGGCTGGCATTTCACGTTACAAAGAACGCCGCCGCGAAACCGAAACCCGCATGGCGCACACCCGCGAAAATCTCGAACGCCTCAGCGACTTGCGCGACGAACTCGAAAAACAACTGGAACGCCTCGACAAACAAGCCAAAGCCGCGCAACGTTTCCGCGACTTGCGCGACCAAGAACGCCAACTCGAAGCCAGCGCCCTATTATTGCAATGGCAACACCT
The sequence above is drawn from the Thiothrix subterranea genome and encodes:
- the queF gene encoding preQ(1) synthase, which translates into the protein MSTYPSKELDTFPNPNPQRDYTIRIDLPEFTCICPKTGQPDFAQFKIEYVANTKCVELKSLKLYMWSYREEGAFHEAVTNKILEDLVAATDPRFMRLTGVWNVRGGVYTTVIVEHRQAGWQPAPKVELP